In Mustela nigripes isolate SB6536 chromosome 10, MUSNIG.SB6536, whole genome shotgun sequence, one DNA window encodes the following:
- the LOC132026113 gene encoding left-right determination factor 1-like, whose product MRSLWLCWALWALPLPGPGAALSGEHILSTLLRQLQLREAPVLDAGDVEELVTPAHVMAQYVALLQRSHGVRSRGKRFSQRFREVAGRWLASEASTHLLVFSMERRLPPNSELVRAVLRLFQEPVPRAALRRHERLSPHSARARVTVEWLQVREDSSNRTSLVDSRLVSLHESGWKAFDVTEAVTFWQQLSRPRQPLLLQVTVHREHLGPLASSAHKLVRFASQGPEGARQGEPQLELHTLDLGAYGAQGDCDPEAPVTEATRCCRQKMYIDLQGMKWAENWVLEPPGFLAYECVGACQQPPRPLPLEWPFLGPRQCIASETTSLPMIVSVKEGGRTRLQVVSLPNMRVQRCSCSWDGAPVPRKLEP is encoded by the exons ATGAGGTCGTTGTGGCTGTGCTGGGCGCTATGGGCCCTGCCCCTGCCGGGCCCCGGGGCCGCCCTGAGCGGGGAGCACATCCTCAGCACCCTGTTGCGGCAGCTGCAGCTCCGAGAGGCGCCCGTCCTGGACGCAGGCGACGTGGAGGAGCTGGTCACCCCCGCGCACGTGATGGCCCAGTACGTGGCCCTATTGCAGCGCAGCCACGGGGTCCGCTCTCGAGGGAAGAGGTTCAGCCAGAGGTTCCGAG AGGTGGCGGGCAGGTGGTTGGCTTCGGAGGCCTCCACGCACCTGCTGGTGTTCAGCATGGAGCGGCGGCTGCCCCCCAACAGCGAGCTGGTGCGGGCGGTGCTGCGCCTTTTCCAGGAGCCGGTGCCCAGGGCCGCGCTGCGCAGGCACGAGCGACTGTCCCCGCACAGCGCCCGCGCCCGCGTCACCGTCGAGTGGCTGCAGGTCCGCGAAGACAGCTCCAACCGCACCTCGCTGGTGGACTCCAG GCTGGTGTCCCTCCACGAGAGCGGCTGGAAGGCCTTCGACGTGACAGAGGCGGTGACCTTCTGGCAGCAGCTGAGCCGGCCTCGCCAGCCTCTGCTCCTGCAGGTGACGGTGCACAGGGAGCACCTGGGCCCGCTGGCCTCGAGCGCCCACAAGCTGGTGCGCTTCGCCTCCCAGGGGCCCGAGGGAGCGCGGCAGGGCGAGCCCCAGCTGGAGCTGCACACGCTGGACCTGGGGGCCTACGG AGCTCAGGGCGACTGTGACCCCGAGGCACCCGTGACCGAGGCCACCCGCTGCTGCCGCCAGAAGATGTACATTGATCTGCAGGGGATGAAGTGGGCTGAGAACTGGGTCCTGGAGCCTCCGGGCTTCCTGGCCTACGAGTGCGTGGGCGCCTGCCAGCAGCCCCCGCGGCCCCTGCCCTTGGAGTGGCCATTTCTGGGCCCGCGGCAGTGCATCGCCTCTGAAACGACCTCGCTGCCCATGATCGTGAGCGTCAAGGAAGGAGGCAGGACCAGGCTACAGGTGGTCAGCCTGCCCAACATGAGGGTGCAGAGGTGCAGCTGCTCCTGGGACGGGGCACCCGTGCCCCGCAAGCTGGAGCCTTAG
- the PYCR2 gene encoding pyrroline-5-carboxylate reductase 2 encodes MSVGFIGAGQLACALARGFTAAGILSAHKIIASSPEMDLPTVSALRKMGVNLTRSNKETVRHSDVLFLAVKPHIIPFILDEIGADVQARHIVVSCAAGVTISSVEKKLMAFQPAPKVIRCMTNTPVVVREGATVYATGTHALVEDGQLLEQLMSSVGFCTEVEEDLIDAVTGLSGSGPAYAFMALDALADGGVKMGLPRRLAVRLGAQALLGAAKMLLDSEQHPGQLKDNVCSPGGATIHALHFLESGGFRSLLINAVEASCIRTRELQSMADQEKVSPAALKKTLLDRVKLESPTVSTLTHSSPGKLLTRSPAPGGKKE; translated from the exons ATGAGCGTGGGCTTCATCGGCGCCGGCCAGTTGGCCTGTGCCCTGGCGCGGGGCTTCACGGCCGCAG GCATCTTGTCCGCTCACAAGATCATAGCCAGCTCTCCGGAAATGGACCTGCCCACGGTGTCCGCGCTCAGG AAGATGGGTGTGAACCTGACCAGAAGCAACAAGGAGACGGTGAGGCACAGTGACGTCCTGTTCCTCGCTGTGAAGCCGCACATTATCCCCTTCATCCTGGACGAGATCGGGGCGGACGTCCAGGCCAGGCACATCGTGGTGTCCTGTGCTGCTGGAGTGACCATAAGCTCTGTGGAAAAG AAGCTGATGGCCTTCCAGCCGGCCCCCAAAGTGATTCGCTGCATGACCAACACACCGGTGGTGGTGCGGGAAGGCGCCACAGTGTACGCCACAGGCACCCACGCCCTGGTGGAGGATGGGCAGCTCCTGGAGCAGCTCATGAGCAGCGTGGGCTTCTGCACGGAGGTGGAAGAGGACCTCATTGACGCCGTCACGGGGCTCAGTGGCAGTGGGCCTGCCTAT GCATTCATGGCTCTGGACGCGTTGGCTGATGGTGGGGTGAAGATGGGCCTGCCTCGGCGCCTGGCGGTGCGCCTGGGGGCGCAGGCCTTGCTG GGGGCCGCCAAGATGCTGCTGGACTCGGAGCAGCACCCAGGTCAGCTCAAGGACAACGTCTGTTCCCCTGGGGGGGCCACCATCCATGCCCTGCACTTCCTAGAGAGTGGTGGCTTCCGCTCCCTGCTCATCAATGCCGTGGAGGCCTCCTGCATCCGCACACG AGAGCTGCAGTCCATGGCTGACCAAGAAAAGGTCTCCCCTGCTGCCCTCAAGAAGACCCTCCTGGACAGAGTGAAGCTGGAATCCCCCACAGTGTCCACACTGACCCATTCCAGCCCGGGGAAGCTGCTGACAAGAAGCCCGGCCCCCGGGGGCAAGAAGGAGTGA